In the Clostridia bacterium genome, one interval contains:
- a CDS encoding LL-diaminopimelate aminotransferase, with product MDFIFDKIADRLGGRDFENSTKLYKFAKIKIAKAEARMKNPGIALIDMGVGEPDIPADGLVAAILSQEAKKAENRWYSDNGIPEFQEAAARYLKKVYGLNNVDPYKNIIHGIGSKPILAMIPLMFINPGDITLATIPGYPVISTYTQYLGGEAYNLPLHRENDFYPGFSDIPHDILKRAKLLYINYPNNPTGQVATEEFYKRVVEFAYKNNIVVISDAAYGALVYGDNKPLSFLSVDGAWEVGLEIHSLSKAFNMTGWRLAFAVGNSKLMEAYGIVKNNTDSGQFRAIQKAGIYALDHTEITEHNCRRYSRRFDLLIDALKEVGFDAVKPKGSFYCYVPCPKRTKSGIVFSNAEEVSDYLIRQALVSTVPWDDAGAYLRFSVTFEASSENEEKTVIEEMKTRLKRLEFLF from the coding sequence ATGGATTTCATATTCGACAAAATTGCTGATAGACTTGGCGGAAGGGACTTTGAAAACTCAACCAAACTATATAAATTTGCTAAAATTAAAATTGCAAAGGCAGAGGCCAGGATGAAAAATCCCGGTATCGCCTTGATCGATATGGGAGTCGGGGAGCCGGATATTCCTGCAGACGGGCTGGTGGCCGCTATTCTATCGCAGGAAGCAAAGAAAGCTGAAAACAGATGGTATTCAGATAACGGAATACCCGAATTTCAGGAGGCTGCAGCAAGATATCTCAAGAAAGTATATGGGCTTAATAATGTAGATCCATATAAAAATATTATTCACGGTATAGGTTCCAAGCCTATACTGGCTATGATTCCCCTTATGTTCATTAACCCAGGAGATATTACTCTTGCTACTATTCCCGGATACCCGGTAATATCAACCTATACTCAATATCTGGGGGGAGAAGCATATAATCTGCCGTTACATCGGGAAAATGATTTCTATCCCGGATTTTCAGACATCCCGCATGATATTTTGAAGAGAGCAAAACTCCTTTATATCAATTATCCCAATAACCCAACCGGACAAGTTGCAACTGAAGAATTTTATAAGAGGGTTGTTGAGTTTGCATACAAAAATAATATAGTAGTTATATCTGATGCAGCTTACGGTGCCTTGGTGTATGGCGATAACAAGCCTCTCAGTTTTCTTTCTGTTGATGGAGCTTGGGAGGTTGGTTTAGAGATACACTCTTTATCGAAAGCTTTTAATATGACAGGGTGGAGGCTTGCATTTGCAGTTGGAAATTCTAAACTTATGGAAGCTTATGGTATTGTTAAGAATAATACTGATTCGGGTCAGTTTAGAGCTATCCAAAAAGCTGGGATATACGCTCTTGATCATACTGAGATAACTGAACATAATTGCCGGAGGTATTCAAGACGGTTTGATTTATTGATAGATGCTTTGAAGGAAGTCGGGTTTGACGCGGTGAAGCCAAAAGGGAGCTTTTACTGTTATGTGCCATGCCCTAAAAGAACAAAGTCAGGAATTGTGTTTAGCAATGCAGAAGAAGTTTCTGACTACTTAATACGCCAGGCTTTAGTTTCTACTGTTCCGTGGGATGATGCAGGGGCTTATCTGAGATTTTCAGTTACATTTGAAGCTAGCAGTGAAAATGAAGAAAAAACTGTTATCGAAGAGATGAAAACCAGACTGAAGAGGCTGGAATTTCTATTCTGA
- the serC gene encoding 3-phosphoserine/phosphohydroxythreonine transaminase — protein sequence MNRVYNFSAGPSMLPETVLRKAAGEMLDYKGTGMSVMEMSHRSKAYISIIEKTENLLRKLMNVNETYSVLFLQGGASTQFAMVPMNLLSNHKKADFINTGNWSKKAISEVKMYGAANVIASSEDKNFTYIPENFKISEDIDYVHITSNNTLEGTRYLNYPETGNIPLVADMSSDIMSTEIDVNKFSLIYAGAQKNLGPAGLTIVIIKNDLIGKHIDNVPTMMRYETHAKESSLYNTPPCYSIYIAGLVFEWIEEMGGIKAIEAINNEKASVLYDFLDESEMFKNHVNKKDRSIMNIPFTAPTNELNEKFITESEKAGLCTLRGHRLIGGMRASIYNAMPVEGVKKLVEFMKKFELENK from the coding sequence ATGAACAGAGTTTATAATTTTTCAGCCGGTCCGTCAATGCTGCCGGAAACAGTTTTAAGAAAAGCAGCCGGAGAGATGCTTGATTATAAGGGTACTGGAATGTCAGTTATGGAGATGAGCCACAGATCAAAAGCATACATTTCTATAATTGAAAAAACAGAAAATCTTCTCCGTAAACTAATGAATGTAAATGAAACTTATTCTGTACTTTTTTTACAAGGTGGAGCGTCAACTCAGTTTGCAATGGTTCCAATGAATCTCCTTAGCAATCATAAAAAAGCAGATTTTATCAATACCGGAAACTGGTCAAAAAAGGCAATCTCAGAAGTGAAGATGTATGGGGCTGCAAATGTTATTGCATCATCTGAGGATAAAAACTTTACATATATACCTGAGAATTTCAAAATATCCGAAGATATTGATTATGTACACATAACCAGTAATAATACACTGGAAGGTACACGTTATTTAAATTATCCTGAGACAGGAAACATACCGCTGGTAGCAGATATGTCCAGTGACATAATGTCTACTGAAATTGATGTCAACAAATTTAGTCTAATATATGCTGGCGCACAAAAAAACCTTGGACCTGCAGGGCTGACAATAGTGATTATAAAAAATGATCTGATAGGCAAACATATTGATAATGTCCCAACTATGATGAGGTATGAAACACACGCAAAGGAAAGCTCCCTATATAATACACCACCATGCTATAGCATCTATATTGCCGGACTTGTTTTTGAATGGATAGAGGAAATGGGTGGAATAAAGGCCATTGAAGCAATTAATAATGAAAAGGCATCGGTTCTTTATGATTTCCTGGATGAATCAGAAATGTTTAAAAATCATGTTAATAAAAAGGACCGTTCAATTATGAATATACCATTTACAGCGCCTACAAACGAATTGAACGAGAAGTTTATAACTGAATCTGAAAAAGCCGGATTGTGTACCTTGCGCGGACACCGTCTGATTGGTGGTATGAGAGCCAGTATATATAATGCAATGCCTGTCGAAGGGGTTAAGAAACTTGTAGAATTCATGAAGAAGTTTGAGCTTGAAAACAAATAA
- a CDS encoding S1C family serine protease, whose product MHKILKKFVVLLVALSIMTSGFSSFAAGSDKSISVSVNSVSVKINGKAAKIDNFSYSGKIYLQAQDISSLLGIGYTYDLKSKTVNINSKKPAKAVSLSKAKFASIKTSSTKTLKVTANPAVIKIDGKAAKLENYIYENAVFVSAKDAAVLLNKDFSLDTKKKLLAINEKKPSTPTFAPDTLEKTKGNVTVSIMDWGNAQIKEYKIGNGVWQKYTTPVVMKENGTLYARGTNAAGIASDVASIEIDNMLRLLTKVQVAELKKSVVKVMTYNKNKKELGTGSGFYISDDGNVVTNYHVIDLASYIEVEDVNGKKYNVSGVLGYSVDKDLAILKLENVVSVPSLELGNSDSLVYGEDVVAIGYPLGMPVNVTFGNIGSLSIDGLLSREKKYKDIQISTPISSGNSGGPLLNMYGEVIGINYAVIDGSDAVRNAQSLNRTIPVTDLKPMLSSMNEQKLSEVIDEVYSKKNYDDIAKRVYYDYYDYTQGDYDLDLNGVVIFEDDENKNQLNVMLIQSPESFEVVKEAEAKGSKHEVENWIKTITEEIQKQYPDKYVEVYLYYVEYSKAQPTALETYEYFFDQERGEWRIYRFKVLYYKEYGEYKFYWS is encoded by the coding sequence ATGCATAAGATTTTAAAAAAATTTGTAGTATTATTAGTTGCATTAAGCATCATGACATCTGGTTTTAGTTCATTTGCAGCAGGATCAGACAAATCGATAAGCGTATCGGTTAATTCAGTAAGTGTCAAAATAAACGGAAAAGCTGCAAAAATTGACAACTTCAGTTATTCTGGCAAGATATATTTACAAGCACAGGATATCAGCAGTTTGTTAGGTATAGGGTATACATATGATTTAAAGTCAAAAACCGTAAATATTAATTCAAAGAAGCCTGCAAAAGCTGTTTCTCTGTCAAAAGCAAAGTTCGCTTCGATAAAAACATCTTCTACAAAAACCTTAAAGGTAACAGCCAATCCTGCTGTAATCAAGATAGACGGGAAAGCTGCCAAGCTTGAAAATTATATTTATGAAAATGCCGTTTTCGTTTCGGCAAAAGATGCGGCTGTCCTTCTGAATAAAGATTTCTCTCTGGATACCAAGAAAAAGCTCCTTGCAATAAATGAGAAGAAACCGTCTACTCCTACATTTGCCCCTGATACACTGGAAAAAACCAAGGGAAATGTTACTGTGTCAATAATGGATTGGGGTAATGCTCAGATAAAGGAGTACAAGATAGGTAATGGAGTATGGCAGAAATATACGACTCCTGTTGTTATGAAAGAAAACGGTACTCTGTATGCGCGTGGTACAAATGCAGCAGGTATTGCTTCAGATGTTGCAAGTATAGAGATTGATAATATGCTCAGACTGCTGACTAAAGTCCAGGTTGCAGAATTGAAAAAATCTGTTGTTAAAGTAATGACTTATAACAAAAACAAAAAGGAATTGGGTACAGGAAGTGGATTCTACATATCTGATGATGGAAATGTTGTCACTAATTACCATGTGATTGACCTTGCTTCTTATATAGAAGTTGAGGATGTAAATGGGAAGAAATATAATGTAAGTGGTGTTTTAGGGTATAGCGTAGATAAAGACCTGGCAATTCTTAAACTGGAAAATGTTGTTTCTGTGCCTAGTTTAGAATTAGGTAATTCTGATAGTCTGGTATATGGCGAGGATGTAGTTGCAATCGGATACCCGTTGGGGATGCCTGTTAACGTAACCTTTGGAAATATAGGTAGCTTAAGTATTGATGGATTGTTAAGCAGAGAAAAGAAATATAAAGATATACAGATTTCAACGCCTATTTCTTCCGGTAACAGTGGAGGACCGCTTCTTAATATGTATGGAGAGGTTATAGGCATAAATTATGCAGTTATAGATGGCAGCGATGCAGTGCGTAATGCTCAAAGCTTAAACAGGACCATACCTGTTACTGATTTGAAACCTATGCTGTCATCAATGAATGAGCAAAAACTGTCTGAAGTGATTGACGAAGTATATTCCAAAAAGAACTATGATGACATTGCAAAGAGAGTATATTATGATTATTATGATTATACTCAGGGTGACTACGATTTAGATTTAAACGGAGTAGTCATATTTGAGGATGATGAAAATAAAAATCAGCTTAACGTGATGCTGATTCAATCGCCGGAATCGTTTGAAGTAGTAAAGGAAGCAGAAGCCAAAGGCAGTAAGCACGAAGTGGAAAATTGGATAAAGACTATCACTGAAGAAATTCAGAAGCAATATCCCGATAAGTATGTAGAAGTATATCTATACTATGTAGAGTATTCAAAAGCACAGCCAACAGCTCTTGAAACATATGAGTACTTTTTCGATCAAGAACGTGGTGAATGGAGGATTTACAGATTTAAAGTTTTATACTACAAGGAGTATGGGGAATATAAGTTCTACTGGTCGTAA
- the serA gene encoding phosphoglycerate dehydrogenase, with amino-acid sequence MKIIVTERIADEGISFLKDSGFEVDTRYGLSQGELLDIIGDYDAIIVRSVTRVNEELLSRAKNLKVAGRAGNGIDNIDVPACTNRGIIVVNTPESNIMAAGELAVALAYAIFRNLHKVHVAVKNKDFRRNLFIGNELDGKTAGVIGLGRIGSIVATKLKGSNMRVIAYDPYITDEKFKMFGVEKCNTLEELLRESDLITLHTPKTKETYGMIGEKELKLCKKGVRIVNAARGGLVNEKALYDAIKEGWVAAAGIDVLDPEPSYDKKPEDQDYANPLLELDNVLATPHLGASTDEANYNVGTEIAKLVGAALKGEMVAAVNMPPMKVKDLKELKPYLDLAEMLGKIYYQVEKETVQKIEVVYSGDLAEQETRVMSLSVLKGFLDPVIKEKVNYVNAELMLKNMGIEMVESKSTHLDKYTNLITVKFFTKEKQLSVSGTIFAKEEIRIVDFFGYKLDFEPTPYIVAIQNIDKPGIIGQIGTILGASDINIAAMQWSRNRKGEKAVSFVSVDAEVSNDVLQVIKNIDGVLKASLLKF; translated from the coding sequence ATGAAAATTATTGTTACGGAACGTATTGCAGATGAGGGAATATCTTTCTTAAAAGATAGCGGTTTTGAAGTAGATACCAGATACGGACTTTCACAGGGTGAACTTCTTGATATAATCGGCGATTATGATGCTATAATTGTCAGAAGTGTTACAAGAGTCAATGAGGAGCTCCTGAGCAGGGCAAAAAATCTTAAAGTTGCCGGTAGAGCTGGAAACGGAATAGACAATATTGATGTGCCGGCTTGTACCAATAGGGGTATTATTGTTGTTAATACACCTGAAAGCAACATTATGGCTGCAGGGGAATTGGCAGTGGCACTTGCATATGCGATATTCAGAAATCTTCACAAGGTGCATGTGGCAGTTAAGAATAAAGATTTCAGAAGGAACCTGTTCATAGGTAACGAACTGGATGGTAAAACTGCGGGTGTAATTGGTCTTGGAAGGATAGGTTCTATAGTAGCTACAAAGCTCAAAGGAAGTAACATGAGAGTTATAGCTTATGATCCGTATATAACCGATGAAAAATTTAAAATGTTTGGTGTGGAGAAGTGTAACACTCTTGAAGAGCTTTTGAGAGAGTCGGACTTAATTACTCTGCACACTCCAAAAACCAAAGAAACCTATGGTATGATAGGTGAAAAGGAACTCAAACTTTGCAAAAAGGGCGTAAGGATAGTTAATGCCGCCAGGGGTGGACTGGTAAATGAAAAAGCGTTATATGATGCTATAAAGGAAGGATGGGTTGCAGCAGCCGGAATAGATGTACTGGATCCTGAACCAAGCTATGATAAAAAACCGGAAGATCAGGACTATGCAAACCCGCTTCTTGAACTGGATAATGTACTTGCTACACCGCATCTTGGTGCATCTACTGATGAAGCAAATTACAATGTAGGAACAGAAATTGCAAAGCTCGTAGGTGCAGCTTTGAAGGGTGAGATGGTAGCAGCTGTAAATATGCCCCCTATGAAAGTGAAGGATTTGAAAGAACTTAAGCCGTATCTTGATTTGGCAGAAATGCTTGGCAAAATATACTACCAGGTAGAAAAGGAAACGGTTCAGAAGATAGAGGTAGTATACAGCGGAGATCTTGCAGAACAGGAAACACGCGTTATGTCCTTATCGGTATTGAAAGGCTTCCTTGATCCGGTTATCAAGGAAAAAGTAAACTATGTCAATGCGGAATTGATGCTTAAAAATATGGGTATAGAGATGGTAGAGAGTAAGAGTACTCACCTTGATAAATATACGAACCTTATAACTGTCAAGTTCTTTACAAAAGAAAAGCAGTTGAGTGTTTCAGGAACGATATTCGCTAAGGAAGAAATCAGAATAGTAGATTTCTTCGGCTATAAACTTGATTTTGAACCTACACCTTATATAGTTGCAATACAGAACATAGATAAGCCTGGAATAATCGGTCAGATTGGTACTATTTTGGGTGCAAGCGATATCAATATAGCAGCCATGCAGTGGAGTAGAAACAGAAAGGGCGAAAAAGCTGTTTCTTTTGTAAGTGTTGACGCTGAAGTCAGCAATGATGTATTACAGGTAATAAAGAATATAGACGGAGTTTTAAAGGCATCTTTGCTGAAATTCTAA
- the lysA gene encoding diaminopimelate decarboxylase: MNTYYTEKIGFFGSTNASELVKRYGSPLYVYNETILRERCREMVNLVSYPKFTVNYSVKANSNIELLKIVREEGLNADAMSPGEIYVLLKAGFTPDSIFYVGNNVSQEEMKYAVDCGVAVSVDSVSQLELYGRTNPGGKVAVRFNPGIGAGHHEKVTTAGNKTKFGVNMEYINEVKKILKEYDLKLIGVNQHIGSLFMEGDAYIEAVRSILNVAKEFDDLEFIDMGGGFGIPYHKQEGQERLDLEGLGYSLNRILEDWVKSYGKGVTFKIEPGRYISAECGILLGNVYAVKKNYGVTYIGTDLGFNVLSRPVMYDSHHDIEVYKQVGETLSDRQETVTVVGNICESGDIIAKDRDLPLISEGDILGIMDAGAYGYSMSSNYNNRLRPAEVLIRMDGTHELIRRRDMLEDLVSNY; encoded by the coding sequence ATGAATACGTATTATACAGAAAAGATCGGATTTTTCGGAAGCACTAATGCAAGTGAACTGGTGAAAAGATATGGGAGTCCCTTATACGTATATAATGAAACCATTCTTAGAGAACGATGCAGGGAAATGGTAAATTTGGTTTCATATCCCAAGTTCACTGTAAATTATTCGGTAAAGGCCAATTCAAATATCGAACTTCTTAAAATCGTCAGAGAAGAGGGGCTGAACGCAGACGCGATGTCTCCGGGAGAAATATATGTTCTATTAAAAGCAGGTTTTACGCCCGACAGTATTTTTTACGTTGGAAACAATGTGTCGCAGGAAGAAATGAAATATGCGGTTGATTGTGGTGTTGCTGTGAGTGTAGACTCTGTTTCACAGTTGGAACTCTACGGCAGAACTAACCCCGGAGGTAAGGTTGCTGTGAGGTTTAACCCCGGAATCGGAGCAGGGCACCATGAAAAGGTCACGACTGCCGGGAATAAAACTAAGTTTGGCGTAAACATGGAATACATAAATGAAGTTAAGAAAATATTAAAGGAATATGATTTGAAGCTTATAGGAGTAAACCAGCATATCGGTTCGCTTTTTATGGAGGGGGACGCTTATATTGAAGCGGTCAGGTCGATATTGAATGTAGCCAAAGAATTTGATGATCTTGAATTTATTGATATGGGTGGTGGCTTCGGAATCCCGTATCATAAACAAGAAGGCCAGGAGAGGCTGGATTTGGAAGGACTGGGATACAGTTTGAACAGGATTTTAGAGGATTGGGTGAAAAGTTATGGCAAGGGAGTGACTTTTAAGATTGAACCCGGGCGCTATATATCGGCAGAATGCGGCATACTTTTGGGAAATGTTTATGCAGTCAAGAAAAACTATGGAGTGACTTATATCGGGACTGACTTGGGGTTCAATGTATTATCAAGGCCTGTTATGTATGATTCCCACCATGACATAGAGGTTTATAAACAGGTCGGAGAAACTCTTTCGGATAGACAGGAAACTGTTACGGTAGTTGGCAATATCTGTGAAAGCGGGGATATAATAGCCAAGGATAGAGATTTACCCCTGATCAGTGAGGGAGACATACTTGGAATAATGGATGCAGGAGCATATGGTTATTCTATGAGTTCGAACTATAACAACCGGTTAAGACCGGCAGAGGTGCTGATAAGGATGGATGGAACCCATGAATTGATCCGCAGGCGGGATATGTTGGAAGATTTAGTGAGTAATTACTGA
- a CDS encoding GspE/PulE family protein, producing MKNFSKKRLGDILVEVGLISDEQLKEVLSIQKGTGKKLGEILTDKGYVTKKSMIEVLEFQLGIPYVNLAIYHVEPKIVRMIPENMARKYEIVPIKFENNILTVAASDPLNAISFDDVRIYTGFEVQPVMADGEQINSLIARHFNSQKAMEVVEEFSRANNLLAKNQTAVTMESDTANDVSESPAVKLINILIEQACQSDASDIHIEPQNRNVRIRFRIDGQLQDMMQSDIEILPSIVSRIKVMAGLNIAEKRLPQDGRITYKMANREVDLRISVLPAIFGEKVVIRVISKETFDYPKERLGFLPENLAAFDSILKNPHGIILVTGPTGSGKTTTLYTAIKELNKANVNIVTVEDPVESTIEGITQVPVNPKAGLSFASALRSILRQDPDIVLIGEIRDAETAEIAVRAAITGHLVLSTLHTNDAASSVARLIDMGIQPFLVSTSVVGVVAQRLVRRICTNCKESYIPTDNEMEQFGPLYKEKPVFYKGRGCEVCKGTGYKGRVAVHEVMKIGAEHRQAIYKEESADILKDIAARSGMITLRENCKKLVLEGMTTYEEMIKVAYVQE from the coding sequence TTGAAAAATTTTTCTAAAAAGCGGTTAGGCGATATACTTGTAGAAGTAGGCCTGATATCTGATGAACAACTCAAGGAAGTACTTTCTATACAAAAAGGTACTGGTAAAAAGCTTGGTGAGATTCTTACAGATAAAGGCTATGTTACCAAAAAGAGTATGATTGAGGTATTGGAATTTCAGTTAGGGATACCTTATGTCAATCTTGCGATTTATCACGTTGAACCTAAAATAGTACGTATGATTCCGGAAAATATGGCAAGGAAGTACGAAATAGTACCTATTAAATTTGAAAACAACATTCTTACAGTAGCAGCCAGTGATCCTCTTAATGCCATATCTTTTGATGATGTAAGGATTTATACAGGGTTTGAGGTACAGCCTGTAATGGCTGACGGGGAACAGATAAACAGCCTCATTGCCAGACATTTTAATTCACAGAAGGCTATGGAGGTAGTTGAAGAGTTCAGCAGGGCGAATAACCTGCTGGCCAAAAATCAAACCGCAGTAACTATGGAGAGTGATACCGCAAATGATGTCAGTGAGTCACCGGCAGTTAAGCTTATAAACATTCTAATAGAACAAGCATGCCAGAGTGATGCAAGTGACATACATATAGAACCGCAAAACAGGAATGTCAGGATCCGGTTCCGCATAGACGGACAACTTCAGGATATGATGCAGTCAGATATAGAAATATTGCCATCTATTGTATCGAGAATAAAGGTAATGGCGGGGCTGAATATTGCGGAAAAAAGGCTTCCGCAAGATGGAAGAATAACATATAAGATGGCAAACAGGGAAGTTGATCTGAGAATTTCCGTATTGCCTGCTATCTTTGGTGAAAAGGTTGTTATAAGGGTAATAAGCAAGGAAACCTTCGACTACCCCAAAGAAAGGCTGGGATTTTTACCTGAAAACCTTGCAGCATTTGATTCCATACTTAAAAATCCTCATGGTATCATTCTTGTTACAGGACCTACCGGAAGCGGCAAGACCACAACACTTTATACGGCTATAAAGGAACTTAACAAGGCAAATGTCAACATCGTAACGGTGGAAGATCCTGTAGAAAGTACTATAGAAGGAATAACACAGGTTCCGGTAAATCCTAAAGCGGGCTTGAGCTTTGCCAGTGCGCTGCGTTCCATATTAAGACAAGACCCTGATATTGTACTCATAGGTGAAATAAGGGATGCCGAAACAGCTGAGATTGCTGTGAGAGCGGCTATTACAGGGCATCTTGTGTTAAGTACGCTGCATACTAACGATGCAGCCAGCTCTGTTGCACGTTTGATTGATATGGGTATACAACCTTTCCTGGTTTCCACTTCTGTAGTTGGAGTGGTAGCGCAAAGACTGGTGAGAAGAATCTGTACTAATTGTAAAGAAAGCTATATCCCAACCGATAACGAGATGGAGCAATTCGGTCCTCTTTATAAAGAAAAACCGGTGTTTTATAAAGGGAGAGGTTGTGAAGTGTGCAAGGGAACAGGCTATAAGGGCAGAGTTGCGGTACATGAGGTTATGAAAATAGGGGCGGAGCACAGACAGGCAATATACAAGGAAGAAAGTGCAGATATACTTAAAGATATTGCTGCCAGAAGTGGCATGATTACCCTACGTGAAAACTGCAAGAAGCTGGTACTTGAAGGAATGACCACATATGAAGAAATGATAAAAGTTGCTTATGTTCAGGAGTGA
- a CDS encoding TrmB family transcriptional regulator — MDIIECLIKTGFTRHESILYLALCKEGELTGYEAAKISGIPRSNAYLALSGLVEKGGACRIESESVKYIAVPAKELVFNMRAQLNQVFDYIERNTPVRDLPKEPYITVEGKSHIINKMRYVIKEATERIYLSMSPTELECVRDEIVEACGRGLKIVVITSSGFSMDDVVLYRNEKQPGQIRLIADSAHVITGEIGDDNSSACLYSKNKNLIQLIKDSLTNEIKLIQLNMKDKG; from the coding sequence ATGGACATTATAGAATGTTTGATAAAAACAGGCTTTACCAGGCATGAGTCTATTTTATACCTTGCATTATGCAAAGAGGGGGAGTTAACAGGTTATGAAGCTGCTAAGATTTCAGGCATCCCAAGATCAAATGCTTATCTTGCGTTGTCTGGACTGGTGGAAAAGGGCGGAGCCTGCAGGATTGAAAGTGAATCTGTAAAATATATTGCAGTACCTGCAAAAGAATTGGTGTTTAACATGAGGGCACAGTTAAATCAGGTTTTTGACTATATAGAAAGGAATACTCCCGTAAGGGATTTGCCAAAAGAACCATATATAACAGTTGAAGGTAAATCTCATATAATAAATAAGATGAGATATGTAATTAAGGAAGCTACTGAGAGAATATACCTTTCAATGTCGCCCACCGAACTTGAATGTGTAAGGGATGAAATCGTAGAAGCTTGCGGGCGTGGACTAAAAATAGTAGTAATTACTTCAAGTGGTTTTAGTATGGACGATGTTGTTCTATATCGTAACGAGAAGCAGCCTGGCCAAATAAGGCTGATTGCGGATTCGGCACATGTAATAACTGGAGAAATCGGAGATGATAATAGCTCGGCATGCCTGTATTCAAAAAATAAAAATTTGATACAGCTGATAAAAGATTCATTGACAAATGAAATTAAGCTTATTCAGCTTAATATGAAAGATAAAGGTTGA